AACATTTATGACAAGATCCAATCCTTTTGAATAAGCAAGCCTGGATACGATTCCGATAACGGGTTTATCAGCAGATACGTCAAGCCCCGAGTATTCCTGAAGCTTCAATTTATCGGCTGTCTTCCCCGCGATATTGTTTTCATCATAATTGGCAAATATATTCTTATCAGTCTCGGGGTTGTATTCATCATAGTCCAAACCGTTTAATATGCCATACAGATCTTTTTTTCTTGCATTCAGCAGGCCATCCAACCTTTCACCCATGTACGGATATTGTATTTCATATGCATATGTCGGGCTTACGGTATTTATAATATCCGAATATACCAGGGCACCTTTCATAAAGCTTACGCTTCCATAAAACTCAAGCTTATCATAAGTGAAATACTCATCGCCAAGTTCTAAAATATCTCCAAGTATCGACTTTGGAAATATGCCCTGATATTTAAGATTATGGATTGTGAAAAGCGTGCGTATTTTTTTATAAAGGCCGATCGAGCAGTACTTTGCCTTTAAAAGCACAGGTATCATCCCCGTCTGCCAGTCATTGCAGTGGATTATATTCGGTATAAAATCAAGATATGGCAGTGCTTCGAGCACTGCCCTGCAAAAATAAGCAAAGCATTCGCTGTCATCCATATATCCGTAAATCCTATCCCTTCCGAAATAATATTCATTATCTATAAAGTAAAACCTTACGCCGTTATAAGTGCATTCATATATGCCGCAATACTGTCTTCTCCATCCCAGATTTACAAAAAAATTGGTTTTGTAGAAAATATTTTTTTTAAGACTTTGAGGTATCGTCTTGTACAACGGCATTATCACCCTTATATCCA
Above is a window of Clostridiales bacterium DNA encoding:
- the glgA gene encoding glycogen synthase GlgA translates to MVKVLMASSEAAPFAKTGGLGDVAGSLPKYIIKNDVDIRVIMPLYKTIPQSLKKNIFYKTNFFVNLGWRRQYCGIYECTYNGVRFYFIDNEYYFGRDRIYGYMDDSECFAYFCRAVLEALPYLDFIPNIIHCNDWQTGMIPVLLKAKYCSIGLYKKIRTLFTIHNLKYQGIFPKSILGDILELGDEYFTYDKLEFYGSVSFMKGALVYSDIINTVSPTYAYEIQYPYMGERLDGLLNARKKDLYGILNGLDYDEYNPETDKNIFANYDENNIAGKTADKLKLQEYSGLDVSADKPVIGIVSRLAYSKGLDLVINVFERLMDLDVQLVVLGVGDEAYEDFFKGASLKYKGKVSANIVFDNALAHKIYAGSDMFLMPSYFEPCGLGQIIALRYGSIPIVRETGGLVDTVLSYNEFTNEGNGFSFTNFNADDMLYTIKRALGFYHEKKIWNEIMRRAMGCDFSWDKSASIYVELYNKLISFN